The following is a genomic window from Aquipuribacter nitratireducens.
CCCGGGACCGCTGCACGCGCACGGCCGCGTACGTCGCACCCGCGTCGCGCGCCTCCTGCAGCGCCGCGTCGACGAGGGCGTCGAGCGGGAGGGCGAGGAAGTCGGCGTCGACGCCGCGGCTGCCGGGCACCCGCCCCACGCTAGGGGACGAGGACGAGCTTCCCGGCACTCCTGCGGGCCCGGAGGTCGGCGTGGGCGGCCGCGGCCTCGTCGAGCTTGTACGTGCCGCCGACGACGGCGCGGAGCAGCCCGGCCCGGACCATCGACAGCAGCTCGTCCATGATCGGCACGAGGCCGCCGCGGGCGAGCGCCGCCTGCAGCCAGAACCCGCCGACGGTGCGCGAGGTCGCCATGAGGTCGACGGGGGCGACGCTGCGTCCCGCCCGCCGGGAGGCCAGACCGAACACGACCATGCGGCCCATGGGCGCGAGGGCGAGGTAGGAGCCGTTGAAGACGTCGCCGCCGGTCATCTCGAGGACGACGTCGACGGGACGGTCGTCGTTGGCGGAGATGAGGAGGTCGCGCACGGACGCGGCGCCGCCCGCCTCGGCGGCGTTGACGTCGACGACGACGTCCGCGCCCAGGTCGTGGGCGAGGGCCCGCTTGTCGACCGTCGAGGCCGACGCGATGATCCGCCCGGCCCGCCACTGCCGGGCGAGCTGCACCGCGACCGTGCCGACCCCGCCGGCCGCGGAGTGGACGACGACGCTCTCGCCCGGCGCCATGCGGGTGCACGTGCGCAGCAGGTGCCACGCGGTGACGCCCTGGAGCACGAGGGCGCAGGCGTCCGCGGCGGGCAGCTCCTCGTCGATGACGACGCTCGTCGCCTGCGGCACGGCCGCGAGCTCGGCGTAGCCCCCGCTCGGCACGAGCGCGACGACCCGCCGGCCGACCAGCGTCGCGTCGGCGTCCGGCCCCGCCTCGACGACGCGGCCGACGACCTCGGCGCCCGGCACGAGGGGCAGCTGCTGCGGGGCGAGGTACGTGTTCTCGGTGGTGTGGGTGTCGGCGTAGTTGACCCCGCACGCCTCCACCTCGACGAGGAGGTCCGCGCGACCCGGCCGCGGGTCGGGCACGTCCTCCGGGACGAGGACCTCGGGGCCGCCGAAGGAGCGGACGACGACGGCGCGCACCCGCGCACTCTAGGCGAGCGGACCACCCGCTCGCCGGAGGGGCCGACAGGCGTCCATCGGCTAGGTTCGCCCCCATGCCTGACGCGCACGTCCTCGTGACCGGCGGCAACCGCGGCATCGGTCTGGGGATCGCCACGCGGCTGCTCGCCGACGGGTACGCCGTCACCGCCACCTCCCGCAGCGGCGCCCTGCCGGACGGCGCGCCCGCGGGCCTGGGCGTCGTCGCGTGCGACGTGACGGACGCGGCGTCCGTCGACGCTGCCGTCACCGCCGCCGAGCAGGCCCGGGGGCCGCTCACGCGCGTCGTCGCGAACGCGGGCGTCACCGCCGACCAGCTGCTGCTCCGCATGAGCGAGGAGGAGTTCTCCGGCGTCGTCGACACCAACCTCGGCGGCGCCTGGCGCCTGCTCAAGCGCGCGAGCAAGTCGATGATCCGCGCCCGGACGGGCCGGGTCGTGCTCGTCGGCTCCGTCGTCGGGCTCTACGGCTCGCCCGGGCAGACGAACTACGCCGCGAGCAAGGCGGGCCTCGTCGGCCTCGCCCGCTCCGTCACGCGCGAGCTCGGCGGGCGCGGCATCACGTGCAACGTCGTCGCGCCGGGCTTCATCGACACCGACATGACGGCGGCGCTCGACGACGAGCGGAAGCAGTCGTACCTCGGGGCGATCCCGGCGGGTCGCTTCGGCGCCGTCGACGACGTCGCCGCGGCGGTGTCGTTCCTGCTCGACGACGCGGCCGGGTACATCAGCGGGGCCGTGGTCCCCGTCGACGGCGGCCTCGGCATGGGCCACTGAGACACAGCCACCTGAGAGGACGGGACGCACATGGGACTGCTCGACGGCAAGCGCCTGCTCGTGACCGGTGTGCTCAAGGACACCTCGATCGCGTTCCACGTCGCACGCCTCGCCCAGCAGGAGGGCGCGGACGTCGTGCTGTCGTCCTTCGGGCGCACCATGAAGATCACGCAGGCGATCGCGCGGCGGCTGCCCGCCCCCGCCCCCGTCGTGGAGCTCGACGTCACCGACCCCACCCACCTCGAGGGGCTGCCGACGGCGCTGCGGGCGCACCTCGGGGAGGACGGGCGCCTCGACGGCGTCGTCCACTCCATCGGCTTCGCCCCCCAGGGCGCCTTCGACTTCCTCCACGCCGGGTGGGACGACGTCGCGACGGCGCTGCACGTGTCGTCGTACTCGCTGAAGTCGCTCACCGTCGCGTGCCGCGAGCTGCTGCACCCGGGCTCCGCCGTCGTCGGCCTGACGTTCGACGCCTCCTACGCGTGGCCGGTGTACGACTGGATGGGCGTGGCGAAGGCCGCCTTCGAGTCGACGGCCCGCTACCTCGCCCGCGACCTCGGACCGGAGGGCGTCCGGGTCAACCTCGTGTCCGCGGGCCCGGTCCGCACGACGGCGGCGAGCTCGATCCCGGGCTTCGAGCAGTTCGAGGAGACGTGGCAGGAGCGCGCCCCGCTCGGCTGGGACGTCCGCGACCCGGAGCCGACGGCGCGCGCGGTGTGCGCGCTGCTGTCGGACTGGTTCCCGGCGACGACGGCGGAGATCGTCCACGTCGACGGCGGCTTCCACGCGATGGGGGCCTGAGGTGAGCGACGCGGCCGGAGGCATCGCCGCGACGGCGGCCGGCGAGTCCCGCACCCGCCGCGGCTCGCGGCGGCTCCTCGTCGTCCGCCACGCGAAGGCGGCCTACCCTGACGGTGTCGTCGACCACGACCGCCCGCTCACCGAGCGCGGCGAGCGGGACGCGGCCGCGGTCGGGCGGTGGATGGCGACGGAGCGCTTCGTGCCGGACGTCGTCCTCACCTCCGATGCGGTCAGGGCGCTCGGCACGTGGGAGCTCGTCGCGCCGGAGCTCGGCGTGGAGCCGGAGGTGCACGTGGAGCGGCGGCTCTACAACGCCGACGCCGACACGGTCCTCGACCTCGTCCGCACGCACGGCGGGGACGCCCACACCGTGGCGGTGTTCGGCCACGAGCCGGGCCTGTCGACGCTCGCGAGGACGCTCGCGGACCCGGAGACGTCGGACCCGCAGGAGCTCGCGGGCCTCAGCGACCGGTTCCCCACCGCGGGCGTCGTCGTCATGCGGACCCGCTCGGCGTGGGTCGACACGCCGCTCGGCGGGCTCGTGCTCGCGCGGGTGGTCGTGCCGCGGTCCTGACGGTCGCGCGCGGCCGCCGGGCTCAGGACGCGGCGTCGGCGATCTCGTCGGCGTCGAGGCCGAGCAGGAAGAGGACGGCGTCGAGGTACGGGCCGGTGAGGGCGGCGTCGGCCTGCTCGCGCACGAGCGGCTTCGCGTTGAAGGCGACCCCGAGGCCCGCCGCGGCGAGCATGTCGAGGTCGTTGGCGCCGTCGCCGATCGCGACGGTGCGCGACAGCGGCAGGTCCTCCTCCCGCGCGAAGGCGCGCAGCGCCTCGGCCTTGCCGGCGCGGTCGACGACCCCGCCGAGCACCCGCCCCGTGAGCCGGCCCCCGGCGACCTCGAGCCGGTTCGCCCGCACCCGCCGGATCCCGAGGGACCGGGCGAGCGGGCCCACGACCTCCATGAAGCCGCCCGACACCAGGGCGACGGTGAAGCCGAGCTCGTGGAGGGTCCGCACGAGCGTCCCGGCGCCCGGCGTGAGCCGGACCGCGTCGCGGACGTCGTCGAAGACCGACACGGGCAGCCCGGCCAGGGCGGCGACACGCTCGTGGAGGGACGCGGCGAAGTCGAGCTCGCCGCGCATGGCGCGCTCGGTGACGGCGGCGACCTCCGCCTCCCGGCCGGCGTGGGCGGCGAGGAGCTCGATGACCTCGTCCTGGATGAGCGTGGAGTCGACGTCCATCACGACGAGGCGGCGGCCGTGCCGCACGATCCCGCCGGGCGAGACGGCGACGTCGACGCCCTCCTCGCTCGCGCTGCGCGTGAGGGCCAGGCGCAGCGCCGTCATGTCGGACACCCCGGACACGTCGAGCTCCAGGGCGGTGACGGGCTCGGAGGCCAGCCGGCGCAGGCGGTCGACGTTCGCGCCCGCCTCGGCGAGGACCCCGGCGACGGCGGCCACCGCCGCCGGCAGCAGCGGCCGGCCGAGCATCGTGACGTGGAGGTGCCCGCCGCGGCGGACCGTGGTGTCGCCGCGACCCGGGGTCGTCGCGCACGCGAGGCCGAGCTCGGCCGCGCTGGTCGCGAGCGCCCGCTCGACCCCGGCGGCGTCCGTGCCCGGACCGAGACCGAGGAGCACGGCGAGGGTGAGCCGGGAGCGGACGACGACCTGCTCGACGTCGAGGACCTCGACGCCCGGCAGCGACGCCGCCGTGAAGAGCGCCGTCGTGAGGCCGGGGCGGTCCTCACCCGAGACGGTCACCAGGAGCGTCGGCCCCCCGCCGGTGAGGCCGGGGCTCACCCGCCGTTGACGCGGTCGCGCCAGGCGACCCAGCGCGACACCCGCGACAGGTCGTAGTCGGGTCCGCCGAGCCCGATCGTGAACAGGCGCGTGCCGAGGGCGCGCAGCCGCTCGCCGACGTCGTCCGGCTCGCCCTCGACCCCGGCGGAGCGCTCGATCGCCGACGGCTCGCGCTCCTCCGCGTCGCACCACTCGTCGAGGACGCGGTGCTTGCGGGCGATGACGTCGGCGTCGCCGAAGCCGTGCCAGATGTCGGCGTGGCGGGCCGTGAGGCGCAGCGTCTTCCGTTCCCCGCCCCCGCCGACCATGACGGGGATGCGCCGCGTCGGGGCCGGGTTGAGCGCCGACCAGCGGGCCTCGATCCGCACGAGCGCGTCGGCGAGCGTCGTGAGCCGGCTGCCGGCCGTGCCGAAGGGGTAGCCGTACTCGTCGTAGTCCCGCTCGAACCACCCGGCGCCGATGCCGAGCACGAGCCGCCCGCCGCTGATGTGGTCGACCGTGCGGGCCATGTCCGCGAGGAGGTCGGGGTTGCGGTAGCCGACGCACGTGACGAGCGCGCCGATCTCGGCGCGCTCGGTCTGCTCCGCCCAGGCACCGAGCATCGTCCAGCACTCGAAGTGGGCGCCGTCCGGGTCGCCGTACAGGGGGAAGAAGTGGTCCCAGTTGAAGATGACGTCGACCCCGGCCGCCTCGGCGGCGTCGACCGCCCGGCGGATCTCGTCGTACGTCGCGTGCTGCGGCTGCAGCTGCACCCCGATGCGGACGGGCCGGTCGTCGGCGCGGCCGCGTTCCCCGCCGCTCACCGGTCGAGCACCGTGCCCTTGGGCAGCACCGTGATGCCGGAGTCGGTGACGACCAGCCCGCGCGCCCGGTCCTCGTCCGGCTCGATGCCGATGCGGACGCCCTCGCCGATGACGCAGTTCTTGTCGATGATCGCGCGGCGCACGACGGCGTGGCGGTGCACCTGGACGCTGTCCATGACGACGGAGTCGCTGACCGTGGCCCACGAGTGGACGTAGACGTTGGGGCTCAGCACCGAGTTCTCCACGAAGGCGCCGGACACCACCGAGCCGGGGGAGACGATGGAGTTGACGGCGTGGCCGATGCGGCCCTGCCAGCCGTGCACGAACTTCGCGGGCGGGTAGTACGTCTGCGCGGTGATGATCGGCCAGTCGTAGTTGTAGAGGTTGAACACCGGGTACACCGAGATGAGGTCCATGTGGGCCTCGTAGAAGGCGTCGATCGAGCCGACGTCCCGCCAGTAGTCGCGGTCGCGGTCGGTGGAGCCGGGCACGTCGTTGCGGATGAAGTCGTAGACCCCGCAGTCGTCGGCGTCGACGAAGCGCGGGACGATGTCGCCGCCCATGTCGTGCTTGCTGCCCTCGGTCTCCGCGTCGGCGGTCACCGCCTCCACCAGCGCCTCCGTGGTGAAGACGTAGTTGCCCATGGAGGCGAGGACCTCGTCGGGGGAGTCGGGCAGGCCCTGGGCGTCGGTCGGCTTCTCCCGCCAGCGCGCGATCCGGTCGGGCCGCTCGGCGTTGATCTCGATGACGCCGAACTGGTCGGCGAGCGACAGCGGCTGGCGGATGGCCGCGACCGTGCAGCCGACGCCGGTCTCGATGTGGGCGTCGACCATCTGGGAGAAGTCCATCCGGTACACGTGGTCGGCGCCGACGACGACGACGTAGTCCGGTCGCTCGTCGTTCACGAGGTTGAGGCTCTGGAGGATCGCGTCGGCGCTGCCGAGGTACCAGTGCTTGCCGAGGCGCTGCTGCGCCGGCACGGGCGCGACGTAGTTGCCGAACAGCGTCGTGAGCCGCCACGTCTGGGAGATGTGGCGGTCGAGGGAGTGCGACTTGTACTGCGTGAGCACGACGACCTTGCGGTAGCCGGAGTTCACGACGTTGCTCAGGGCGAAGTCGATGAGGCGGTAGTTGCCGGCGAACGGGACGGCCGGCTTGGCGCGGTCCGCGGTCAGCGGCATCAGCCGCTTGCCCTCACCCCCCGCCAGGACGATCGCGAGGACCTTGCTGCCGCTCCGTCGGGCCATGGCCCGACCCTAGCCGTCTGCCCTAGCGTGTGTGCAGTGCACACTGGTGTGATCACGAAGGAGTGGCCCCCGGCGGTCTACGGCGGGGCGGGGGTTCACGTCGTCGAGCTCGTGCGGGCCCTGCGCGCCGCCGGCCACGAGGTGGACGTCCACGCGTTCGGCGAGCCGGAGCCCGGACCCGGCGTGCACGGTCACGTCGAGCCGCCGGACCTCGCGGGCGCGAACGCCGCGCTGCGGACGCTCGGGGTCGACCTGCGCGTGGCCGCGGCCGTCGACGCCGCCACCGCCGCCGGCCGCGCGCCGCAGCTGCTGCACTCCCACACGTGGTACGCCAACCTCGGCGGCCACCTCGCCGCGCGCCTGGTCGGGGTGCCGCACGTCGTCACCGCGCACAGCCTCGAGCCGATGCGGCCGTGGAAGGCCGAGCAGCTCGGCGGCGGCTACCGGATCAGCTCGTGGGCGGAGGAGACCGCGTACCGGCACGCGGACGCCGTCATCGCCGTGAGCGCCGGCATGCGCGCCGACATCCTCGCGAGCTACCCGTTCCTCGAGCCCGAGCGCGTGCCCGTGGTGCACAACGGGATCGACGCCGACGACTGGCAGCGCGACGAGGGCACCGACGTCGTCGAGCGGCTCGGCATGGTCCCGGGCCGCCCCGCCGTCGTCTTCGTCGGTCGCATCACCCGGCAGAAGGGCCTGCCGTACCTGCTGCGGGCGTGCGCGTCGTTGCCGCCGGAGGTGCAGGTCGTCCTCCTCGCCGGTGCCCCGGACACCCCGGAGATCGCCGCCGAGGTCCGTGGCCTCGTCGACACCCTCCGGGAGGGCCGCGACGGCGTGGTGTGGGTCGAGCAGATGCTGCCGCGCCCCGACGTGTGCCAGGTGCTGAGCCACGCGACGGTGTTCGTGTGCCCCTCGGTGTACGAGCCGCTCGGCATCGTCAACCTCGAGGCCATGGCGTGCGGCGCCGCGGTCGTCGGCACCGCGACCGGCGGCATCCCCGAGGTGGTCGACGACGGCCGCACGGGCTGGCTCGTGCCGATCGAGCAGGTGGGTGACGGCACCGGGACGCCGGTCGACCCCGACCGCTTCGTCGCCGACCTGGCCCGCACCCTCGTCGACGCGGTCGCCGACCCCGCCGAGGCCCGCCGGCGCGGGGCCGCCGGGCGCGAGCGGGCCGTCGCGGAGTTCTCGTGGCACACGGTCGCGGAGCGGACCGTCGCCGTCTACGAGGAGGCGCTCAGCCGGGCAGGCTGACCGCCGCGACCACGGCGCCGCGGGCGGCGCGCGACAGCCCGGCGAGCGCGGCCGCGCGTTCGGCCGCCTCCCAGCCGGACACCGTCCCGCCCGGGTCGACCGCGGCGGCGTCGAGGATCGCGAGGACGTGCTCGGCGCGGGTGAGCAGCCGGAGCGCGCGCGGCGGCAGCGTGCCGGGCAGCCGCTGCGACGTCGCACCGCCCTGGCGGAGCGCCGCGGCCGGGTCGTCGCGCCACGACGCGACGTCGAGGCGCTCGATCGCGTCCGTCGCCTCCGCGAGCGCCGAGCGGAACTCGCGGTCGGCCTCGGCGACGCTCGTGTGGACCGGCGACGCCGGACGGTCCGTGCGGTGGACGCGCCACGTCACGTGGGCGCCGACGTCGCCCTCCGGGCCGAACTCCTCGACCTCGGGCACGAGCGCGAGACCTGCGGGACCGGCCCGGTCCGGCAGCCCGTCGACGACGACGCAGCCGCCGGCCTCGACCGCGGCGGCGAGGACGGCGGCGGGGCCCGGCACGCCGCGCACGTCCCCGGGCGCGGGGAGGGCGCACGACACGCGGACCGGCGCCTCCTCGCCCGCGGCGGCCAGGAGCACGAGGAGGTCCGACAGGTACCCGGGGTCCGGCAGGGGGAGCCCGGCGGGCGGGGTCGCGCCGAGCTCGACCGCGACCGTGTGCGGCTCGTCGGACCCCGTCACCGCGGCGAGGGCGTCCGCGGCGCCGCAGCGCCCGGCGGCGACGGCGCCGGCCCAGGCGGCGAGCAACGCCGGGCGGGGGAGGGTCACGAGGGCAGGGTAGGCGTCCCGCTACCGTGACCCGCATGCCGGACGCCGCCGCCGACCCTCCCGTCGCGCCCG
Proteins encoded in this region:
- a CDS encoding quinone oxidoreductase family protein — encoded protein: MRAVVVRSFGGPEVLVPEDVPDPRPGRADLLVEVEACGVNYADTHTTENTYLAPQQLPLVPGAEVVGRVVEAGPDADATLVGRRVVALVPSGGYAELAAVPQATSVVIDEELPAADACALVLQGVTAWHLLRTCTRMAPGESVVVHSAAGGVGTVAVQLARQWRAGRIIASASTVDKRALAHDLGADVVVDVNAAEAGGAASVRDLLISANDDRPVDVVLEMTGGDVFNGSYLALAPMGRMVVFGLASRRAGRSVAPVDLMATSRTVGGFWLQAALARGGLVPIMDELLSMVRAGLLRAVVGGTYKLDEAAAAHADLRARRSAGKLVLVP
- a CDS encoding SDR family oxidoreductase — its product is MPDAHVLVTGGNRGIGLGIATRLLADGYAVTATSRSGALPDGAPAGLGVVACDVTDAASVDAAVTAAEQARGPLTRVVANAGVTADQLLLRMSEEEFSGVVDTNLGGAWRLLKRASKSMIRARTGRVVLVGSVVGLYGSPGQTNYAASKAGLVGLARSVTRELGGRGITCNVVAPGFIDTDMTAALDDERKQSYLGAIPAGRFGAVDDVAAAVSFLLDDAAGYISGAVVPVDGGLGMGH
- the fabI gene encoding enoyl-ACP reductase FabI, producing MGLLDGKRLLVTGVLKDTSIAFHVARLAQQEGADVVLSSFGRTMKITQAIARRLPAPAPVVELDVTDPTHLEGLPTALRAHLGEDGRLDGVVHSIGFAPQGAFDFLHAGWDDVATALHVSSYSLKSLTVACRELLHPGSAVVGLTFDASYAWPVYDWMGVAKAAFESTARYLARDLGPEGVRVNLVSAGPVRTTAASSIPGFEQFEETWQERAPLGWDVRDPEPTARAVCALLSDWFPATTAEIVHVDGGFHAMGA
- a CDS encoding SixA phosphatase family protein, which produces MSDAAGGIAATAAGESRTRRGSRRLLVVRHAKAAYPDGVVDHDRPLTERGERDAAAVGRWMATERFVPDVVLTSDAVRALGTWELVAPELGVEPEVHVERRLYNADADTVLDLVRTHGGDAHTVAVFGHEPGLSTLARTLADPETSDPQELAGLSDRFPTAGVVVMRTRSAWVDTPLGGLVLARVVVPRS
- the serB gene encoding phosphoserine phosphatase SerB, which translates into the protein MTVSGEDRPGLTTALFTAASLPGVEVLDVEQVVVRSRLTLAVLLGLGPGTDAAGVERALATSAAELGLACATTPGRGDTTVRRGGHLHVTMLGRPLLPAAVAAVAGVLAEAGANVDRLRRLASEPVTALELDVSGVSDMTALRLALTRSASEEGVDVAVSPGGIVRHGRRLVVMDVDSTLIQDEVIELLAAHAGREAEVAAVTERAMRGELDFAASLHERVAALAGLPVSVFDDVRDAVRLTPGAGTLVRTLHELGFTVALVSGGFMEVVGPLARSLGIRRVRANRLEVAGGRLTGRVLGGVVDRAGKAEALRAFAREEDLPLSRTVAIGDGANDLDMLAAAGLGVAFNAKPLVREQADAALTGPYLDAVLFLLGLDADEIADAAS
- a CDS encoding LLM class F420-dependent oxidoreductase is translated as MSGGERGRADDRPVRIGVQLQPQHATYDEIRRAVDAAEAAGVDVIFNWDHFFPLYGDPDGAHFECWTMLGAWAEQTERAEIGALVTCVGYRNPDLLADMARTVDHISGGRLVLGIGAGWFERDYDEYGYPFGTAGSRLTTLADALVRIEARWSALNPAPTRRIPVMVGGGGERKTLRLTARHADIWHGFGDADVIARKHRVLDEWCDAEEREPSAIERSAGVEGEPDDVGERLRALGTRLFTIGLGGPDYDLSRVSRWVAWRDRVNGG
- the glgC gene encoding glucose-1-phosphate adenylyltransferase, with protein sequence MARRSGSKVLAIVLAGGEGKRLMPLTADRAKPAVPFAGNYRLIDFALSNVVNSGYRKVVVLTQYKSHSLDRHISQTWRLTTLFGNYVAPVPAQQRLGKHWYLGSADAILQSLNLVNDERPDYVVVVGADHVYRMDFSQMVDAHIETGVGCTVAAIRQPLSLADQFGVIEINAERPDRIARWREKPTDAQGLPDSPDEVLASMGNYVFTTEALVEAVTADAETEGSKHDMGGDIVPRFVDADDCGVYDFIRNDVPGSTDRDRDYWRDVGSIDAFYEAHMDLISVYPVFNLYNYDWPIITAQTYYPPAKFVHGWQGRIGHAVNSIVSPGSVVSGAFVENSVLSPNVYVHSWATVSDSVVMDSVQVHRHAVVRRAIIDKNCVIGEGVRIGIEPDEDRARGLVVTDSGITVLPKGTVLDR
- the glgA gene encoding glycogen synthase; amino-acid sequence: MHTGVITKEWPPAVYGGAGVHVVELVRALRAAGHEVDVHAFGEPEPGPGVHGHVEPPDLAGANAALRTLGVDLRVAAAVDAATAAGRAPQLLHSHTWYANLGGHLAARLVGVPHVVTAHSLEPMRPWKAEQLGGGYRISSWAEETAYRHADAVIAVSAGMRADILASYPFLEPERVPVVHNGIDADDWQRDEGTDVVERLGMVPGRPAVVFVGRITRQKGLPYLLRACASLPPEVQVVLLAGAPDTPEIAAEVRGLVDTLREGRDGVVWVEQMLPRPDVCQVLSHATVFVCPSVYEPLGIVNLEAMACGAAVVGTATGGIPEVVDDGRTGWLVPIEQVGDGTGTPVDPDRFVADLARTLVDAVADPAEARRRGAAGRERAVAEFSWHTVAERTVAVYEEALSRAG